The Ciona intestinalis chromosome 11, KH, whole genome shotgun sequence genome has a segment encoding these proteins:
- the LOC100178221 gene encoding complement receptor type 1, producing MSGLTWIAIVGLVCIHLAPCEGNIWDSRPKFCSPPIPTRPVNGGFKCRFANNVCVGGRYNCRRGYKLQGAINYNACFNGTWLFSSPPRCVEDGCNAPRLRNGDYRPRSSNHRERSVITIKCKAGYTPRSQRSTCRRRYGSYRWIPSPYCGRDAKCDPPSLQNGNYSPLKSKYNRNTAITVTCSPGYKTRSRDSLSYCRGNSWVAHWRPLPFCYSTCPPPTPPVNGRMEPTSQTTWLETDRVSFYCGFGFTLVGADAATCRANGQWDNAAPTCAEEAVVEGTTGSGDA from the exons ATGTCCGGTTTAACTTGGATTGCAATAGTGGGCTTGGTATGCATTCACCTTGCACCATGTGAAGGGAATATCTGGGATTCGCGACCAAAAT TCTGTAGCCCGCCTATTCCAACTCGGCCAGTAAACGGAGGTTTCAAATGTCGTTTTGCGAACAATGTATGCGTGGGTGGGAGATACAATTGCCGCAGAGGGTACAAGTTGCAGGGAGCAATAAACTACAACGCATGTTTTAATGGAACGTGGCTGTTTTCATCTCCACCGAGATGTGTAGAAG ACGGCTGCAACGCACCAAGACTGCGCAATGGAGACTACAGACCACGTAGTTCAAACCACCGAGAAAGATCCGTCATTACCATTAAGTGTAAAGCCGGTTACACACCCCGCAGCCAACGTAGTACTTGCCGGAGGAGATACGGGTCGTATCGTTGGATTCCAAGCCCATATTGCGGTCGCGACG cAAAGTGCGACCCACCGAGCTTACAGAATGGAAACTACAGCCCACTAAAATCCAAGTACAACCGAAACACGGCCATAACAGTGACGTGCAGTCCTGGTTACAAGACTCGTAGCAGAGACAGCTTGAGTTACTGTCGGGGTAACAGTTGGGTCGCGCATTGGAGACCGCTGccattttgttatt CTACGTGCCCGCCACCAACGCCACCAGTAAACGGTCGCATGGAACCTACGTCGCAAACAACATGGCTAGAAACAGATCGAGTAAGTTTTTACTGTGGCTTTGGTTTCACACTGGTTGGTGCAGATGCGGCTACGTGTCGAGCAAACGGTCAGTGGGACAATGCTGCCCCAACATGCGCGGAGGAAG CTGTGGTAGAAGGTACAACGGGCAGTGGGGACGCGTGA
- the LOC100177903 gene encoding body wall muscle protein HR-29-like: MALMAREFDQPWSLYPAMSRFGDFPSRNWSYGDESWPLMRRNRPMSSWMLESTKRFMEMEKRFDQFMSRVDGRFRGMLRMIDFDDEVDASLKIPVEHDGAKMAVDKAPASTKGRYKININVQDFKPEEVTVKVAGGKVEVHAKRESKNEDNGMYAYTFREFRRSFTLPDGMKTEDVTSSLTDDGILKIEGPHDVAIEQLKKPTLAIGEIPISVQHGN; this comes from the exons ATGGCGTTAATGGCTCGAGAATTTGACCAACCATGGTCCCTGTACCCTGCCATGTCTCGGTTTGGGGATTTCCCATCCAGAAACTGGAGTTACGGAGATGAAAGTTGGCCGTTGATGCGACGAAACCGACCGATGTCGTCTTGGATGTTGGAATCCACCAAGAGGTTTATGGAAATGGAGAAAAGATTCGATCAATTCATGAGTAGAGTGGATGGGAG GTTTCGTGGAATGTTACGCATGATTGATTTCGATGACGAGGTCGACGCGAGCTTGAAAATCCCGGTCGAGCACGACGGGGCAAAGATGGCGGTTGATAAAG CTCCAGCAAGTACAAAAGGAagatacaaaataaacatcaacGTTCAAGACTTTAAACCAGAGGAGGTGACGGTGAAAGTAGCCGGTGGTAAAGTGGAGGTTCATGCAAAACGTGAAAGTAAGAATGAGGATAATGGGATGTACGCTTATACTTTCAG GGAATTCCGGAGGTCCTTCACCCTTCCCGACGGTATGAAAACCGAGGACGTTACGTCATCGTTAACTGACGACggaatattaaaaatagaagGCCCGCACGATGTCGCTATAGAGCAACTGAAGAAACCCACTCTTGCTATAGGGGAAATCCCCATTAGTGTACAACACGGTAATTAA